The DNA window CTCATGAGGGGTTAACGTAGCCGCCGCACCCATGCCAGCGCCACTTTCGCGATGACCGACATCGCGCCCGCGCCTCGGCTCGGCGAGCTCGTGCGCGAGCTCCGGAACCGCGAGTTCCCGTGGACCGCCGAGACCATCTACCTGGCGGCCGCCTCGGTCGGTCCGCTGCCCGAGCGCGCGCGGCTCGCGATCGAGGCGTTCAACGCCAAGCGCACCGCGCCCCACCTGCTGCCGGACCGCGAGCTGAACGCGGTGGCCGCCGCGGCCCGCAGCGCGGCCGCGCAGCTGGTGCACGCCGAGCCCGAGGAGATCGCGCTCGTCCCGAACACGTCCACGGGCCTCCAGGCCGCGGCCGGCGCGCTTCCGCTCGGCGCCGGCGACGTCGTGCTGGTGAGCGATCGCGAGTTCCCGGCGAACGTGTATCCCTGGCTGGCCCGGCGCCGGAACGGCGTGATCGTGGAGCGGGTGCCCGTGACGCCGGAGGGATTCCCCGACGAGGACCGGCTGGTCGAGCGCGTGGCGGACCCGCGCGTCAAGGTGCTCGCGGTCTCCGCCGTGCAGTTCTCCAACGGGTACCGGGCCGACCTGGCCCGCCTGGGCGCCGCCTGCCGGGCGGGCGGAGCCTGGCTGGTGGTGGATGCCATCCAGGCGCTCGGCGCCGTGCCGGTGGACGTGCGCGCGGTACCGGTGGACCTGATGGCCTGCGGTGGGCAGAAGTGGCTGCTGGGGCCCTGGGGCTCGGGGTTCTGCTACGTGCGCCGCGACCTGGTGGGCCGGTTGGTGCCGCCGATGTCCGGATGGATGTCCTATCGGGGCATGGAGGACTATTCCAACCTGCTGAGCTACGACGAGCGCCTGGTGGACGACGCGCGGCGGTTCGAGGCGGCGGGACCCGCGACCCAGGACCAGCTGGGCCTGACGGCCTCCATCGGGCTGCTGCTCGAGCTGGGCGTGGAGGCGATCGCGGTCTATCTCCGCTGGCTGGGGGAGCCGGTGCTGGCATGGGCGGCCAGCCGCGGCGTCCGGATCAGCTCGCCGACCGACCCGCGCCACCGCTCCCAGATCGTGTGCCTGGCGCCTCCCGACGCCCGGGAGGCGCACCGCCGCCTGCGGCAGGCCGGGGTCGTCTCGTCGCTGCGCGAGGGCGCGATCCGGCTGGCCCCGCACTGCTACAACACGATCGAGGAGATGGAGAAGGTGGTGGAGGTGCTGGAGGGGATGATGCGGGAGCGATGAAGCGTGAGAGGTGAGGGGTGAGACGTGAGAGGTTCAGGTGAGCGGTGAGATCACTTCTCACCGTCACCGATCACCACGTCCGCGAACTTCAGCTTGCCGTACTTGACCACGTACGACCCCGCCTCCAGCACCCGGTTCGCGTCCTCGACCTTCGCGCCGTCGAGCTGTACGCCGCCCTGGGCCGCCATCCGGCGGGCCTCGCCGAGGGAAGCCGCGAAGCCGATGTCCTTGAGCACCTGGGCCAGCGATGCCGGACCGTGTGCGAAGTGCGGCCGCTCGGCCGGCGCCTGCTTGGCCTTGAACAGCCGGTCGAAGTGCGCCGCCGCCTGCACGGCCGCTGCGGCGCCGTGGAACTGCGTCACGACGTCGGCCGCGAGCCACCGCTTGGCGGCATACGGCTCCGCGCGGCAGCGCGCCAGCGCCGCGGCCAGATCGCCCGTCGAGCCCGCGGTGGAGACCAGGGTCGTCCACTCCTCGAGCAGCGTGTCCGGAATGGACATCGTCTTGCCGTACTGGCTCTCCGGCGGCTCGGTGATGCCGACGTAGTTGTCGTACGACTGGGACATCTTCCGCTCGCCGTCGGTGCCGCGCAGCAGCGGCATCACCAGGCACACCTGCGGCTCCAGGCCCAGGCGCTCCATTAGCGTGCGGCCGACCAGCAGGTTGAACTTCTGGTCGGTGCCGCCGAGCTCGACGTCGGCCTTGAGGGCCACGGAGTCGTAGCCCTGCAGCAGCGGATAGAGGAACTCCGCGAGCGTGATCGGAGCCTCGGCCGCGTAGCGCTTGGCGAAGTCGTCGCGCTCGAGCAGCCGCGCGACGGTGTAGTGGCCGGCCATCCGGGTCAGCGCGTCCCGGAGCGACATCGCGCCGTGCCATTCGCTGTTGCGACGCAGCGTCGTGCCGCGCGCATCGAGCATCTTGAGCGCCTGCTCGCGGTAGGTGGCGGCGTTCGCCTCGACCTCCGCCGCCGTGAGCGGCGGGCGGGTCTCGCTCCGACCGCTGGGGTCGCCGACCATCGCGGTGAAGTCACCCACCAGGAAGGTGACGCTGTGGCCGAGCTCCTGGAACGTGCGCAGCTTCCGGAGCGAGACCACGTAACCGAGATGCAGGTGGGGCCGGGTCGGGTCGAAGCCCTGCTTGACGTTCAGCGGGACGCCGGTCTTCGCGGAGCGCTCCAGCTTGCGCGCGAGGTCGTCCTCGGGGATGATCTCCACCGCGCCGCGGCGGATCGCGTCCATC is part of the Gemmatimonadales bacterium genome and encodes:
- a CDS encoding aminotransferase class V-fold PLP-dependent enzyme; translation: MTDIAPAPRLGELVRELRNREFPWTAETIYLAAASVGPLPERARLAIEAFNAKRTAPHLLPDRELNAVAAAARSAAAQLVHAEPEEIALVPNTSTGLQAAAGALPLGAGDVVLVSDREFPANVYPWLARRRNGVIVERVPVTPEGFPDEDRLVERVADPRVKVLAVSAVQFSNGYRADLARLGAACRAGGAWLVVDAIQALGAVPVDVRAVPVDLMACGGQKWLLGPWGSGFCYVRRDLVGRLVPPMSGWMSYRGMEDYSNLLSYDERLVDDARRFEAAGPATQDQLGLTASIGLLLELGVEAIAVYLRWLGEPVLAWAASRGVRISSPTDPRHRSQIVCLAPPDAREAHRRLRQAGVVSSLREGAIRLAPHCYNTIEEMEKVVEVLEGMMRER
- the tyrS gene encoding tyrosine--tRNA ligase; its protein translation is MPVFPPVNEQMDAIRRGAVEIIPEDDLARKLERSAKTGVPLNVKQGFDPTRPHLHLGYVVSLRKLRTFQELGHSVTFLVGDFTAMVGDPSGRSETRPPLTAAEVEANAATYREQALKMLDARGTTLRRNSEWHGAMSLRDALTRMAGHYTVARLLERDDFAKRYAAEAPITLAEFLYPLLQGYDSVALKADVELGGTDQKFNLLVGRTLMERLGLEPQVCLVMPLLRGTDGERKMSQSYDNYVGITEPPESQYGKTMSIPDTLLEEWTTLVSTAGSTGDLAAALARCRAEPYAAKRWLAADVVTQFHGAAAAVQAAAHFDRLFKAKQAPAERPHFAHGPASLAQVLKDIGFAASLGEARRMAAQGGVQLDGAKVEDANRVLEAGSYVVKYGKLKFADVVIGDGEK